One Flavobacteriales bacterium DNA segment encodes these proteins:
- a CDS encoding M23 family metallopeptidase, whose translation MLRKLLLLILISWMVNPTIAQNDMGYIPPMDIPMVLSGNFGEMRRNHFHTGIDLKTQGRQGIPVRAIADGHVSRIKVSPYGYGNAIYIDHYDGHTSVYAHLRSFSDSLEQVMREAQYAHQRWEFDYYPEARTLPVKQGEVIGLSGNSGSSTGP comes from the coding sequence ATGTTGAGAAAACTCCTGCTTCTTATTCTGATTTCCTGGATGGTGAATCCCACGATTGCGCAGAATGATATGGGCTATATCCCTCCTATGGATATACCGATGGTCTTATCGGGGAATTTCGGTGAGATGCGTAGGAATCACTTCCATACGGGTATCGACCTCAAGACCCAAGGCCGGCAAGGTATTCCTGTGAGGGCCATTGCAGATGGACACGTATCGCGCATCAAGGTGTCCCCCTATGGTTACGGCAATGCCATCTATATCGACCATTACGATGGGCATACCTCGGTATATGCACACCTCCGTTCATTCTCTGATTCTTTGGAGCAAGTGATGCGAGAGGCTCAGTATGCGCATCAACGTTGGGAATTCGACTACTATCCAGAAGCTCGTACATTACCGGTGAAACAAGGAGAGGTCATCGGATTATCCGGTAATTCCGGTAGCTCTACAGGGCCT